A window of Seriola aureovittata isolate HTS-2021-v1 ecotype China chromosome 17, ASM2101889v1, whole genome shotgun sequence genomic DNA:
aaataagatcaaacagacaacaggtaaacaaacaaacaaacaaacaaacagtgttgATCACAACAGAAGCTGACGGCTCTGAGCCAGACTCCTCAGTTTGTGTTCTGCTGTTTAATGTGAAACGTGtccagtgacctctgacccgtGTGGTGAGATAGCACCTCTCTGTGGCCCAGGTCTTTGTTGTCTTGTTCTGATGAGATCCGTGTCATTCAGGCGATCCGTGATGGCGTGATAGAGGCGAGCATCAACCACGAGAAAGGTTTCGTCCAATCAAAAGAGACCATGGACATTTACGGCACCAGAGAGCCTCAGCTGGCTTTTCACCAGAGAATCTCCTTCTGCCTGGACATCCACAACATGTCTGTGAAGGTaacacacctggacacacacacctctgtacACACAACTGGACATCCACAACATGTCTGTGAAGGTaacacacctggacacacacacctctttacACACAACTGGACATCCACAACATGTCTGTGAAGGTaacacacctggacacacacctggacacacaccTGGACACCTGACTGAAGTgaccctgtctgtctgtgtctccttcAGGCCATGAGGTTTCCTCCCAAAGCTTACAACAAAGACCTGGAGTCAGCagaggtaaaacacacacacacacacacacacacacacacacacacacacacacagttacaggtGTAGTCCTGTCCTCTGACGTCTTAAATacgcgtgtgtgtttgtgtgtgtggtgcgttCAGGAGCGTCGGGAGCGGGAGCAGCAGGACCTGGAGTTCGCCAAAGAAATGGCTGAAGATGACGACGACAGCTTCCCATGATCCTCTGTCTGGACTTCCtgtgcagacaggaagtagTTCTGCGTGTGTGTCGGCACGCTGATGTTCGTAGATCACCTCTTACCCATAatccccctctcctcttttctctctggtgTGTATTCTGCTGTGTAGCCTTTCATCTTCagcttgttttttctctctgagacAAATAAAATTCTTTGACTTTGTTTACacttgctctgtgtctgtgggtTTCTGGGTAATGTAGTCAGTGAGCTCCAGGTTGTAGATGATGGGCAGGTGAAACTGAACCCAACAACATCCTTCTGTGTGTCACCTGTTCGTCCAGCTGTTCACATCAGGAATAATTACATGTCTCGTTAAGACAGGCAGAAATTAATGAGAGATGCTCATATGTTGTTATTACCGTGGCAACAGTGTGACACTCCTCCCCGCTGTAGGAGAAACCAGAGTCCACAGGTTCCCTTCAGGTTCTTATTGTTTGTgagttttaattttgaaattttatgtaGACTCTGTTTAATAAtcaaactgattgattgattgattgattgattgattgatcgattgatCGATCGATCAATCAGCAGGTCTCTGGTTCAGGTCTCTGTGACTCAGGACCCTCTGGACCTGGACCCTCTCTCAGACCAGGCTTATGAAATCCCTCAGAGTCGTTCAGCTGACGAAGCAGAAAACCACTGAGAACATGAGCGTCACActgatgcatcatgggaaatgtgtttattgattTGAAACAAACTGATTGTCACCTTCAACATTAAACTCTGAACTGAaagttcatgttttttctcagaACTAAACAGCTGATGTTGGTTTCATCCAATCAGCTTCgagtaaaacaggaagtggtttcCCAGCAGCCCCTTCACTCTGAGCTCGTCCAGCTGGAGACGTTTCACAAGCGCCGAGTCAGCAGGTCTGATCAGGGAAGAGGTAgagattttcacattaaaggaGTTTTGGAGGAAACTTTGATTTAATGTCACTCGAAtgaatttcaacaaaaacatgaacctTTATCTCCCAGAATTCATAGCTGACAGAACCCTGACCAAATGTCACCtggtcttttctctttcctgcttCCTGAGTTAAATCCACGTCTGTTTATTCTAAACTCGAGGTCCAGCTTTGTGCAGAGCTTTTGACCATGTCTCATGGTCTTCCTCTGCAGGTGCAGCTGGCCCAGGTGTCATCATGTGACCTGAGTCTCTGTAAATCTGAGCcagctccattcactgaagaaGGTTGTGGGATGTGGTTGAAAGCCCGTAAGTGACCCTTGAGTTGATTTGATCAGTTTGTACTGGAGGATGAAAAGTTTctgtcaaattaaatttaataataataaacacattaaacttcattcttttcatATGTTTCACTGGTAAAGTGAAACTTGTCTTCAGCTCTGCTGTTAACGAGGTTATTGATCACCAATAATCAGCTGTCACTcagcatttttaattttacttgaTTAAAAGACTCAAAAcatttgatcagctgatcaaatcTGAAGCGTCGTTACAGCAGCAAGTCAAGTTTCATGTGTCTAATATTTATCAATAGTATTAATAATCATGACTCATCAGAGTGATCGTCTCTGAGTCTTATTGTGTGAATCAGCAGGAAACAGTTTGTTCTGATTGTGAAACACAGACGTCAAATCTCttgtttcatcacattttatccTCCGagtgtttttacttcctgctgTCGTTAACCCTTTAATTACACACCAGGTTCTcagaaaaaaatccactttCAAAGGAGATTAGAGGGAGATGTGGAGCTGCTGTCGACATCTGTCAACATCTGGTTTAATCTTGATCTTGTGTGTTTAATGGTTCAGATAAAGCAGCAGTTTGAGGACTTTGTTATTTTCCAGCTGCAGTGAAGTGAGcgtttcctctgcagcagctctgactcCTCTCTGAGGTGTGTTCAAGGTTTCCGCTGACTCACTGTTCTTCCAGGATTTCTTAAAGAGAAACATGACGACACACATGAAGTGAAGCTgattaataacacacacagaaacttcaCACAGTaaagaaattaaacaacaaaaacaaccagtgaaacaataaatcataaaaacaaatgtttaaagatCAGAATAAACCATGAGATCAGAAAGATTCATCAGTAAAAATCAATAAtggataatatatatatacaatataaaattaaaacattttaaaataaatgaaaatacaaaaagtacagagaaaacaagttGAATTCAGGTAATATTTAATCTCTCTGTTTACAGATGATTATAATCTGAGGTGATTCTAAAGTCTGACAGCGAGGGGCGTCGTCAGGGGGGTTCCTACTGACAGGTCACTGAAAATCATCCATTGGTTATTTAAGTGGGAGGGAGCTGAATGCCTCGTGGGCCCCTAACAGCCTGGGGCCCCCGTCTAGTTCTAACATTAACCCCCTTCAAATCTTCATTCACCCCAATCCTCCTTAAAAACAAGATCATTACTGTCCACCTTAAACTGTTGTAGTGGTGCGTTCAGGTGCTGTGTGAGGTCATCTGGGTTGTATTTCACATTTATGACCCAGATGTTGATGAACAATAATCTGATGTGACTTGAACGCAGCATTAGAAACAACTGAACAGctgtttggattttttaaaattcatttcttGCTCTCGCGCTGTaaaaagtgaaagttgttcTCACTTTAAAAAATCTAGGAAACTGAAAACcaagtaaataaaacagtttgaagtTATTTTGACTTCATATCCGCGTGTTCAGTTTACTAACTATTTATTAAAGTGTCGCGTTTGTTTTACTGACAACGGTGAGGGAAggtaactaaatacatttactcaggtACCGCAGTGTTTGAAGTACTTTACCTGAGTATTTGCATTATATTCTATGTATACCTGTGTTTACCTGACAGCTGCAGGTacttcactcattcacattTATATAGAATCATTTtagaatgaaataaatgaatataaaacagtaaCGAACTGCTGAAGCATTGATCACTCAGATCAATAAactaataatattattttaatgttattattcataatattttatcattaaatataataacttattgaattatatttgtatgtgtaataataatgataatatattattatatcatcgtacattttattacagtaaaGGATCAATGAAATAAACCAGGATCATTCTACTGTGTCAAAAGCTCTCACCGTCTTTATCAGTAAGGGTCATTTAATGGAGCCTGAAAACCTGCACACTGACCCTAGGTGTGAACCCTGACCTGTGTGAGGTCACAGTCACGTGGTTTACCTGCAGCACGTGAGACCCCTGCAggtttccgtgtgtgtgtgatttgccGCTCTCACGgttcttttccttttgtctttgttttaacgTCGGTATTACGCAACAAGTTTCTCAAGCTTCGACACTTCGGGAATTATCGGATGACTCCGCAGTGAGTCGGTGACGATGCTGTCGAACCCCGTCAATGGAAAACCCCGCACGAGAGCGAGAAGATAAAAAGTCCAAACCGCCACAAATGGaagctgaagaggattttaGCGCGTCAAGCGGCGGACACACACCGagccagagagacacacagccGCCCTGAGACATGAACACCCCGACAGGTGAGACTTTACCTGCTGTGACAGTCTGCAGtgatgagggagggggggggggggttaaaccAGCACAAACATGGTGGAGGAGTGAACTAAGACTTTATCAGTCACATTTAaaacacctcctccacctcagctCAGCCTGGATCACCTGGCGCTGGGGAGGTATGGGGGGTTGTTAGTGCCAGCCGCGGTGCAGTATGGGAGGTTGCTAGTGAAACCAGAATAATTTtaattcccatcagcctcagctccacTTTGCGTTAACTGCTAattagccaatgttagcatggTAATGCGCTAAcagatggtaaacattatacctggtAAACAGCAATTGGCTCAAAGTACCGCTGTCTTTAGAGCTGCCGGCATAGTTGGAGACTCTTATTTTGGTAGTATCCTCTCAGCTAACATCCTGTTAGCGCTCTGTAAAAACTTACTTAGGAAATGTCCTACTGTTGGCTAACGTTGGTTTCTATTCTTCACTGTACAATATTGAAATGTGCTGAAGCCTTATTTAACTCAAGTCTGTATCAGTTCTTGTCTAAGTGACATCATCGATTAGTTATTGCTTATTGATTTGAAAGGTTTAGTTGCTAATGgttttattatcagttaataaatcatttactgaTGCATCATAAATCAGgtgttatttattgtttattgttacaGGTGTGTTAACACTGtggctgctgtttatttatttattgtatttagttGTTTGTTGGTAAACATTAATAAGTCGTTATAAATGTTGACAATTTGTTAGTTATTGATTATAACAGATCTATGAAGCGTTAATTAATGATGTGTTCATGTGAATAAAGTTCTTCAAGAAAGTTATATAAAGTGGCagttttaaatcacttctttgTAACTGATCATATTGATTATTGTTTCTGACACTATTGATCCTCCATACATCCGCTCTGTGCTCCCTCCAGCCGTCGCTCTGCTgcactgcttcctgtttgcagtttTGGTCCGATCAGCTCCCGCCCCCCTCCCAGCCTTCAGGGAGACGGCTGAACGAGCGAAGACGCTGGTGGAGAAAATCCTGAGGGACCTCCCCGACGTGCACGCCGCCACCATCAACACGGAGGTAAACGGcacatctgattggctggttcAGCTCGACTCCAATTGGCtgttccttcctcttcttcttcgtgTGTTAATAACGTCTTCCTGTCTTCCGCAGGGTCTGACCCTCGACCCCTCCACTCAGACCGCCAACCTGCAGATGATGGTGACCTCACTGGGCATCCCCGCCGGCCCCGTCATCAAGCCGCTGTCCGAACGCTTCACACTGGTCAGTCTGGGGGGGGGTCTTTGTGTCCTCGAGGCTTTAGTGGGTGTTGATGTGGATCTTGGTAACTGAGGGTTCGTTAGGTTCTGTACCTGGACGCACCTGAGGGAGTCTGAGTTCTAATCGTGACTATGGGTGACTCAGAGGAGTTCCGGGTCTTTGTGGAGGTTCTGGGGTTCTAGAGGCAGTTCTGAAGGGACTCAGGTGTGTTGACAGTTCTGTGGCTGAGTGAAGGGGGGTTTAGGTCTTTGGGGGTTCTCAGGGTTcttgaaggggggggggggggggtctctccTGGGTCTCGAGTTTCTCAAAGAGGCTTGAGGTGGTTCTTGGAGTAACGAGGGGGGTcccctggtcctggtcctggtcctggggGTCCCTTAGGGAGGTTTTGGGGTTAACTGGAGGGGGTTATGGTCTGATGGGGTTTCTGAAGTCATAGgggtcatgtgatgtgatgtgatgtaacgtgtgtgtgtcGCCCCCTGCAGGACATGTGTGTGAGTCGTATGTTGGCGGGCGGCCGGTTGTACCAGGGGCTGCTGGGAATTTTGTCAGAGAGACTGAGCGGACTGACGGATGTGCGAGCCGACCTCAGAGACCTGCTGACACACCTCAGAAAGGTAACAACACACCtgagatgacatcacagctgaggacagagctgtgattggctgctcacacgtctgtctgtgtttcagatgaAGGAGGCGGCTCAGCTCGCCGATGATGGTCTGGATCAGAACCCGAGTCTGGATCTGTCCACTCGTCTCCATGGCAACTACGAGGTCCAGGTGGCGGTCCACCTGACGCTGACACAGCTTCGTTCCTTCTGTCACGACCTGATCCGCAGCCTGAGAGCCATTGCTCGTGCTTCAGGTACAcgctaagccccgcccaccagggACAACACAGTGCTGCGTTCAAGGACATAAGAGACAGATTATTAAAAGTAGGACAGACAATTCATACATGAGAGGTCAGTGACCtcagcagtgacatcatcagtgacatcatcagtctgTGATGAGGTCTCTGCAGGAAGACACAtctgatgatttatttattctgttgtatttcatgacattttctaaGTGGGGGGGGGACAATGTCTCAAACCTCTCCACCGGCAGGACGCTTCTAAACCTGACGTTTTATTGTGACAGTCGACTTCCTGTGAGCCTCTGTGAAAATATCCCAGAGTGTTTTGGGTGttgctcctcctctgtcagtcGGAGGATCCAAGCTCCGCCTCTTTTCAGAGCAATGTGAACGCAGCACGGCgagtcagagctgcaggtcTGAACCTGGTCACAGGTGAGTGTGGAGCTGCAGGTCGACGCCAACAAATTCAGATCAGACACTTCCACTTATTGATTATCAGAAGTTCAGATCAGACTGTGAGTTATTGATTATCAGACGTTttctgaggaggaggggggacgACCTGAAACATTTTACCTctttattttctgctctttcaAACTTTAGTTCACaatcatttttaaagctgcagcatcAGTTCATCAATCAGTTTTAATAATCGATTCATCGTTTCAGACAATTTGAATCAGTTTTCTGACAATTTTTAACAATTGGTTGTTAGactgatcaataatgaaaatgattgtttgactgataaaaaattaaaatgatcattagactaatcaataatgaaaatgatcgtTAGACTgatca
This region includes:
- the LOC130184823 gene encoding uncharacterized protein LOC130184823 → MNTPTAVALLHCFLFAVLVRSAPAPLPAFRETAERAKTLVEKILRDLPDVHAATINTEGLTLDPSTQTANLQMMVTSLGIPAGPVIKPLSERFTLDMCVSRMLAGGRLYQGLLGILSERLSGLTDVRADLRDLLTHLRKMKEAAQLADDGLDQNPSLDLSTRLHGNYEVQVAVHLTLTQLRSFCHDLIRSLRAIARASGTR